The following proteins are co-located in the Persephonella sp. genome:
- a CDS encoding endonuclease V, with protein MEGLDQELLQKLKKEQIKLSKKLKIRDKIPVEKINIVAGIDVTFTDIWKNPTIGIACITVLDIRRFETLETVYAEETVDFPYIPTFLAYRELPVILKAYKELKTKPDAFIVDGMGIIHPRKMGIASHFGVIT; from the coding sequence ATGGAAGGTCTTGATCAGGAGTTACTACAGAAACTTAAAAAAGAGCAGATAAAACTTTCAAAAAAGCTGAAAATAAGGGACAAAATCCCTGTTGAAAAGATAAATATAGTTGCTGGGATAGATGTAACTTTTACAGATATATGGAAAAATCCCACCATCGGTATTGCATGTATAACCGTTCTTGATATCAGGAGATTTGAAACATTGGAAACCGTTTATGCTGAAGAAACGGTCGATTTTCCGTATATACCTACATTTTTGGCATACAGAGAACTTCCTGTTATTCTAAAAGCATATAAAGAGCTAAAAACAAAACCAGATGCTTTTATAGTTGATGGAATGGGTATAATACATCCAAGGAAGATGGGGATTGCTTCTCACTTTGGGGTTATCACAG
- the proB gene encoding glutamate 5-kinase codes for MEEYLKKAKRVVVKIGSQILEKEGSIDTDFLKNLSENIKHLKDKDILIVSSGAVLAGSKKLGLKQKPKSITEKQAVASVGQAYLMQIYDRIFSEKELIVGQVLLTVEGLRERKRYILAQNTLNKLVDIGVIPVINENDTIAVEEIVFGDNDFLAAHVSVLSDADLLIILSTAGGVYTGDPKQENSKLLKEIKNIDDVIKFAGASTSKFGTGGMRSKLEAAKIAVSHRIPVVIAPKKEDILLKIVSGNLEGSFIYPEEGEKLSRKKSWLKLLSAPKGRIIIDKGAEKALRSGKSLLPAGVKDVEGIFYKNDVVAIVNEEGKIIGKGIVNFNYRDLKKIKGKRSSEVEKALGIKFTEVIHRDNMVVF; via the coding sequence ATGGAAGAATACCTGAAAAAAGCCAAAAGAGTAGTTGTCAAAATAGGATCACAGATACTTGAAAAGGAAGGGTCTATAGACACAGATTTCTTGAAAAATCTATCAGAAAACATAAAACATCTAAAAGATAAAGACATACTGATAGTATCCTCAGGTGCAGTTCTTGCAGGATCAAAAAAATTAGGTCTGAAGCAAAAACCTAAATCTATAACAGAAAAACAGGCTGTTGCATCTGTAGGTCAGGCATATCTGATGCAGATATACGACAGGATTTTTTCCGAGAAGGAACTTATTGTTGGACAGGTTTTGCTTACCGTTGAGGGATTAAGAGAAAGAAAAAGGTATATTCTGGCACAGAACACACTTAACAAACTTGTTGATATTGGAGTTATTCCTGTAATAAATGAAAATGATACGATAGCTGTTGAGGAGATCGTTTTTGGGGATAACGACTTTCTTGCAGCCCATGTTTCTGTCCTTTCTGATGCTGATCTTTTGATAATACTCTCAACGGCTGGAGGGGTTTATACAGGAGATCCAAAACAGGAAAACTCAAAACTGCTAAAAGAGATAAAGAATATTGATGATGTTATCAAATTCGCCGGAGCATCGACATCAAAATTTGGAACAGGTGGAATGAGAAGCAAGCTTGAAGCTGCAAAGATAGCTGTTTCACACAGAATACCTGTTGTAATCGCTCCAAAAAAAGAAGATATTCTCCTTAAAATAGTTAGCGGAAATTTAGAGGGCAGTTTTATATACCCGGAAGAAGGAGAAAAGCTTTCAAGGAAAAAAAGCTGGTTAAAACTCCTTTCAGCACCAAAAGGGAGAATAATTATAGACAAAGGAGCAGAAAAAGCTTTAAGATCAGGAAAAAGCCTTCTTCCTGCAGGAGTTAAAGATGTTGAAGGTATTTTTTATAAGAATGATGTTGTTGCGATAGTAAATGAAGAAGGAAAGATTATAGGCAAAGGGATAGTAAATTTTAACTACAGGGATCTAAAAAAAATAAAAGGAAAAAGATCATCAGAGGTTGAGAAAGCGCTTGGTATAAAATTCACAGAGGTTATCCACAGAGATAATATGGTGGTGTTTTAA
- a CDS encoding tRNA (adenine-N1)-methyltransferase produces the protein MIKEGETVQLSDGKNRFFLKVKKGEIFGTHKGNINHDDIIKTGYGGEVKTHKGHTFIVLRPTIHEIIMYGIKRKTQIVYPKDSGYITLKLGITDGMKVLESGVGSGGLTIVMANAVKPSGKIYCYEKEEKYIKNAYENIKLAGLEKYVEIKHQSLEMPLPENFFDAGFIDVREPWLFMENIKNSLKKGAPIGFILPTTNQVSRTVQALKENNFIDIQVVELLERHYKPVPDRLRPEDRMVAHTGYLIFGRKGW, from the coding sequence ATGATAAAAGAAGGGGAAACTGTTCAGCTTTCTGACGGAAAAAACAGATTTTTCCTGAAGGTAAAAAAAGGTGAGATTTTTGGAACCCACAAAGGAAACATAAACCATGATGATATTATAAAAACTGGATACGGAGGAGAGGTAAAAACACATAAAGGACACACATTTATTGTTCTTCGACCAACAATTCATGAGATCATCATGTATGGGATAAAAAGGAAAACCCAGATAGTATATCCAAAAGACAGCGGTTATATAACCCTGAAACTTGGAATTACAGACGGAATGAAAGTTCTTGAGTCAGGGGTAGGAAGTGGAGGGCTTACAATCGTTATGGCAAATGCCGTAAAACCTTCTGGGAAGATTTACTGCTATGAAAAAGAGGAAAAATACATAAAAAATGCCTATGAGAATATAAAACTTGCAGGGCTTGAAAAGTATGTTGAGATAAAACACCAGAGCCTTGAGATGCCCCTTCCTGAAAACTTTTTTGATGCAGGTTTTATAGATGTTAGAGAACCGTGGCTGTTTATGGAAAACATCAAAAATTCCTTAAAAAAAGGAGCTCCCATCGGATTTATACTGCCAACAACAAATCAGGTAAGCAGAACAGTTCAGGCTTTAAAGGAAAATAACTTTATAGACATACAGGTTGTTGAGCTGCTTGAAAGGCACTACAAACCTGTTCCAGACAGACTCAGACCGGAGGACAGAATGGTTGCCCACACAGGATATCTTATATTTGGAAGAAAAGGCTGGTAG